A stretch of the Nitratireductor thuwali genome encodes the following:
- a CDS encoding hybrid sensor histidine kinase/response regulator, whose protein sequence is MNGPMARQRILPIRREYNRWVANQTLEDYALRFTAKSARRFSSQRISQTAIGAISFLALEAIGGAITLSYGTANAIAAILVASIAILAVGIPISRYATRHGLDIDLLTRGAGFGYIGSTITSLVYASFTFILFAIEASIMSSALALAFGLPLWIGYIVSAVVVIPLVTHGVKLISRFQLLTQPIWIVLNILPFIFIAFMDWEKFDLWRAFPGIHEPAGSISVLEVAKFGAASAVILALMTQIGEQVDFLRFLPPEGTAQKRHRLGVFLAGPGWVVVGAPKLLAGSFLAVLVLSAGVPPEHASEPAQMYAVAFGYMIPNETLALVLMAIFVVVSQLKINVMNAYAGSLAWSNFFSRLTHSHPGRVVWLLFNVAIALLLMELGIYRLLEATLAIFSIVAMAWLCTVSADLFVNKPLGLAPPGIEFKRAHLYDINPVGLGSMALSAGIALTAHFGAFGEMAAALAPYIALVTAFIAAPAIAHATGGRYYLARKPRKAWAGQGTITCSICEHPFEPEDMAWCPAYAAPICSLCCSLDARCHDLCKPRASARAQAMTMAQALLPAWAVDKLQTRLGRFAMAMAFAVALIGAILALVYSFATEVAPDTADVVGGTIAVVFFVFCVVAGIVTWYLVLAHDSRRIAEEESARQNTLLLKEISAHRRTDAALQKAKEKAEAANQAKSRYVVGLSHELRTPLNAVLGYAQILEREENAPPPWHSSIKVIRRSAEHLSGLIDGLLDISKIEAGRLQVYSNEINLSDFLDQIVGMFRLQAEAKGLAFRHRRDPDLPQYVRTDDKRLRQILVNLLSNAIKFTDGGHVDFTVSYRSQVATFRVSDSGPGILDDDLEHIFEPFMRGQAERNRLSPGLGLGLTITKLLSETLGGEITVDSVPGTGSTFQVRLMLAKVDRPAVRAARDRPVKGYSGPRRTIMVVDDNAEHREMMRQMLQPLDFTVLTAVDGPDCLTLIEGVRPDLFFIDILMPGLSGWDLVERLRGKGIAAPIIMLSANIGDGTAKTNRDAGHNDAMAKPFSLRQLLEKIATHLRLEWIDEGTDKPAPAPGGNGQALRSPGAEHVRELIGLGQIGHVRGIDVKLSELALRPENAPLVDLLRARMEAYDFAGYTELLQSVSGNE, encoded by the coding sequence ATGAACGGACCAATGGCGCGGCAGCGGATTCTTCCCATCAGGCGCGAGTATAATCGCTGGGTGGCCAACCAGACGCTGGAGGACTACGCCCTTCGCTTCACCGCCAAGAGCGCGCGGCGGTTCTCCAGCCAGCGCATCTCCCAGACCGCCATCGGCGCCATCTCCTTCCTGGCGCTGGAGGCGATCGGCGGGGCGATCACGCTTTCCTACGGCACGGCCAACGCCATCGCCGCCATCCTCGTCGCCTCGATCGCCATCCTCGCCGTCGGCATCCCCATCTCGCGCTACGCCACCCGCCACGGCCTCGACATAGACCTTCTGACGCGCGGGGCGGGCTTCGGCTATATCGGCTCCACCATCACCTCGCTCGTCTATGCGAGCTTCACCTTCATCCTCTTCGCCATTGAGGCCTCGATCATGTCGAGCGCGCTGGCGCTCGCCTTCGGTCTTCCGCTGTGGATCGGCTACATCGTCAGCGCCGTGGTGGTGATCCCGCTGGTCACCCACGGCGTCAAGCTTATCAGCCGCTTCCAGCTCTTGACCCAGCCCATCTGGATCGTGCTCAACATCCTGCCCTTCATCTTCATCGCCTTCATGGACTGGGAAAAATTCGACCTGTGGCGCGCCTTTCCCGGCATCCACGAGCCGGCGGGCAGCATTTCCGTCCTGGAAGTGGCGAAGTTCGGCGCCGCCTCCGCCGTCATTCTCGCCTTGATGACGCAGATCGGCGAGCAGGTCGACTTCCTGCGCTTCCTGCCGCCGGAGGGCACCGCGCAGAAGCGCCACCGCCTCGGCGTCTTCCTCGCCGGCCCCGGCTGGGTGGTCGTGGGTGCGCCGAAGCTCCTGGCGGGCTCGTTCCTTGCCGTCCTGGTGCTTTCGGCCGGCGTGCCGCCCGAGCATGCCTCCGAGCCCGCGCAGATGTACGCCGTCGCCTTCGGCTACATGATCCCCAACGAAACCCTGGCGCTGGTGCTGATGGCCATCTTCGTCGTCGTCAGCCAGCTCAAGATCAACGTCATGAACGCCTATGCCGGGTCGCTCGCCTGGTCCAACTTCTTCTCGCGCCTCACCCACAGCCACCCCGGCCGCGTCGTCTGGCTTCTCTTCAACGTCGCCATCGCGCTCCTCCTGATGGAGCTCGGCATCTACCGCCTCTTGGAAGCCACGCTCGCCATCTTCTCCATCGTCGCCATGGCGTGGCTGTGCACCGTCTCGGCCGACCTCTTCGTCAACAAGCCACTTGGCCTTGCCCCGCCCGGCATCGAGTTCAAGCGCGCGCATCTCTACGACATCAACCCTGTCGGCCTTGGCTCCATGGCGCTGTCGGCGGGCATCGCGCTCACCGCCCACTTCGGCGCCTTTGGCGAAATGGCGGCCGCGCTCGCGCCCTATATCGCGCTCGTCACCGCCTTCATCGCAGCCCCGGCCATCGCCCATGCCACCGGCGGCAGATATTACCTGGCGCGCAAGCCGCGCAAGGCCTGGGCCGGCCAGGGCACCATCACCTGCTCCATCTGCGAGCACCCGTTCGAGCCGGAGGACATGGCCTGGTGCCCGGCCTATGCCGCGCCCATCTGCTCGCTGTGCTGTTCGCTCGACGCCCGCTGCCACGACCTCTGCAAGCCCAGGGCCAGCGCCCGCGCGCAGGCCATGACCATGGCCCAAGCCCTCCTGCCCGCCTGGGCCGTGGACAAGCTCCAGACGCGGCTTGGCCGCTTCGCCATGGCCATGGCCTTCGCCGTCGCCCTCATCGGCGCCATCCTCGCCCTCGTCTATTCCTTCGCCACCGAGGTCGCGCCGGACACGGCGGATGTGGTGGGCGGCACCATCGCCGTGGTCTTCTTCGTCTTCTGCGTGGTGGCCGGCATCGTCACCTGGTACCTGGTGCTCGCCCATGACAGCCGCAGGATAGCCGAGGAGGAGAGCGCGCGGCAGAACACGCTGCTCCTCAAGGAAATCTCCGCGCACCGGAGAACCGACGCGGCGCTGCAAAAGGCCAAGGAAAAGGCGGAAGCCGCCAACCAGGCCAAGAGCCGCTATGTCGTCGGCCTCTCGCACGAGTTGCGCACGCCGCTCAACGCGGTGCTAGGCTACGCCCAAATTCTTGAGCGTGAGGAGAACGCTCCCCCGCCGTGGCATTCCTCGATCAAGGTCATCCGCCGCAGCGCCGAGCATCTGTCGGGCCTGATCGACGGCTTGCTCGACATCTCCAAGATCGAGGCCGGGCGGCTCCAGGTCTATTCCAACGAGATCAACCTTTCCGATTTCCTCGATCAGATCGTCGGCATGTTCCGCCTGCAGGCGGAGGCCAAGGGCCTCGCCTTCCGGCACCGGCGCGACCCCGACCTGCCGCAATATGTGCGCACCGACGACAAGCGGCTGAGGCAGATCCTCGTCAACCTGCTCTCCAACGCGATCAAGTTCACCGACGGCGGCCATGTGGATTTCACCGTCAGCTATCGCTCGCAGGTCGCCACCTTCCGCGTCAGCGACAGCGGCCCCGGCATTCTGGACGACGACCTGGAGCATATCTTCGAGCCCTTCATGCGCGGCCAGGCAGAGCGCAACCGGCTTTCGCCCGGCCTCGGCCTCGGGCTCACCATCACCAAGCTCCTGTCGGAAACGCTGGGCGGCGAGATCACCGTGGACAGCGTGCCCGGCACCGGCTCCACCTTCCAGGTGCGGCTGATGCTCGCCAAGGTCGACCGGCCGGCCGTGCGCGCCGCGCGGGATCGCCCCGTCAAGGGCTACAGCGGCCCCCGCCGCACCATCATGGTGGTGGACGACAATGCCGAGCACCGCGAGATGATGCGTCAGATGCTGCAGCCGCTCGATTTCACGGTGCTCACCGCCGTCGACGGCCCCGACTGCCTGACGCTGATCGAAGGCGTGCGGCCGGACCTGTTCTTCATCGACATCCTCATGCCCGGCCTGAGCGGCTGGGACCTGGTCGAACGTCTGCGCGGCAAGGGCATCGCCGCGCCCATCATCATGCTGTCGGCCAACATCGGCGACGGTACCGCGAAGACGAATCGCGATGCGGGCCACAATGACGCGATGGCGAAACCCTTCAGCCTGCGTCAGCTCCTGGAGAAGATCGCCACCCATCTTCGCCTCGAATGGATCGATGAAGGCACGGATAAGCCGGCGCCGGCTCCCGGCGGCAATGGACAGGCGCTCAGGTCGCCCGGCGCGGAGCATGTGCGCGAGCTCATCGGCCTCGGCCAGATCGGCCATGTGCGCGGCATCGACGTCAAGCTCAGCGAGCTTGCGCTGAGGCCGGAAAACGCGCCATTGGTCGATCTCTTGCGGGCACGCATGGAAGCCTATGATTTCGCCGGCTATACGGAGCTTTTGCAGAGCGTGAGCGGAAATGAGTGA
- a CDS encoding response regulator: MSDMTPEGDIVLVVDDSPEALGFLTRALEEAGVTVLVATSGEAGLGVAAKVTPDIVLMDAVMPGLDGFETCRRLKTLPGVAHVPVIFMTALTETEHVVHALESGGVDYLTKPINLEELRARMRVHLSNARSAHNARVALDAAGRHLMAFSAEGEVHWTTPQVTKLLGAPVASGDPHPVRARVAEWLGRHDRTSAGESFTVKLPDLRNLQLSYLGPIGPDEHLFRLVSETGADLQATLRQHFGLTLRESEVLLWISRGKSNRDIGDVLGLSPRTVNKHLEQIYVKLGVENRASAAVKAMLVLT, from the coding sequence ATGAGTGACATGACACCCGAGGGGGACATCGTTCTCGTCGTCGACGATTCGCCCGAGGCGCTGGGCTTTCTCACCCGCGCCCTCGAAGAGGCGGGCGTGACCGTGCTCGTCGCCACCAGCGGCGAAGCGGGCCTCGGCGTCGCTGCAAAGGTCACGCCGGATATCGTCCTGATGGATGCGGTGATGCCCGGTCTCGACGGCTTCGAGACCTGCCGTCGGCTGAAGACGCTGCCGGGCGTGGCCCATGTGCCGGTCATCTTCATGACGGCGCTGACCGAGACCGAGCATGTCGTGCACGCGCTGGAATCGGGCGGCGTCGACTACCTCACGAAGCCGATCAACCTGGAGGAACTGCGCGCCCGCATGCGCGTGCATCTGTCGAATGCCCGCAGCGCGCACAATGCGCGCGTGGCGCTGGATGCGGCGGGCCGGCACCTGATGGCCTTTTCCGCCGAGGGAGAAGTGCACTGGACCACGCCTCAGGTGACAAAGCTTTTGGGCGCTCCCGTGGCCAGCGGCGATCCCCACCCTGTCAGAGCGCGCGTTGCGGAATGGCTCGGGCGCCACGACCGGACGTCTGCTGGGGAGAGCTTCACGGTGAAGCTTCCCGACTTGCGCAACCTGCAACTCTCCTATCTGGGCCCGATCGGACCTGACGAGCACCTCTTCAGGCTGGTCTCCGAAACCGGTGCCGATCTGCAGGCGACGCTGCGGCAGCATTTCGGCCTGACATTGCGGGAAAGCGAGGTCCTGTTGTGGATCTCTCGCGGCAAGTCCAACCGGGACATCGGCGACGTGCTTGGCTTGAGCCCCCGCACGGTCAACAAGCATCTGGAACAGATCTATGTGAAGCTGGGCGTCGAAAACCGCGCCTCGGCCGCCGTCAAGGCAATGCTCGTGTTGACTTGA
- a CDS encoding TRAP transporter large permease: MNVAVGLIGLAVLLLLLALQVPIAVALILVSFCGIWYMLGLAPAIGILSATPYEFVASWTLSAIPMFLLMGFVTYHAGLTTGLFDAAKVVVRRVPGGLGLAAIFACTGFAAVSGSSLACAATMGRIAIPEMVRAGYKPSFSAGILAAGGTVGALIPPSILMIVYGVFAETSVTKVFLGGISVGILTAASYCLVIILVALLRKDIIPARAGEDGQLDARGVLRDIVPLIVLILLVFGGMFGGIFTATEAGAIGAAGAIVIAVILRRLSWPAFRRALFETLGTCAALFIVGAGAVMLTRFLGLSGVAGFINEFFSGLDIGYFGLMAVIVLLYLVIGMFLEPFGAMLITLPILMPLLATQGIDRVWFGVLLVKLLEVGMITPPLGMNVFVIRSVAAEHVSLAGIFRGALLFILADIVVIAAMILWPDLVMFLPDILG, encoded by the coding sequence CGCCGTGGCGCTGATCCTCGTCTCCTTCTGCGGCATCTGGTACATGCTGGGGCTGGCGCCCGCGATCGGCATCCTCAGCGCCACGCCGTACGAATTCGTCGCGAGCTGGACCCTTTCGGCGATTCCGATGTTCCTGCTGATGGGCTTCGTGACCTATCATGCGGGCCTGACCACGGGGCTGTTCGACGCGGCCAAGGTGGTGGTGCGCCGCGTGCCCGGCGGGCTCGGGCTGGCGGCGATCTTCGCCTGCACGGGTTTTGCCGCGGTGTCGGGCTCAAGCCTCGCCTGCGCGGCCACGATGGGACGGATCGCCATTCCGGAGATGGTGCGCGCCGGCTACAAGCCCAGCTTTTCGGCGGGCATCCTGGCCGCCGGCGGCACGGTGGGCGCCTTGATCCCCCCTTCGATCCTGATGATCGTCTACGGCGTCTTCGCCGAGACCTCCGTCACCAAGGTGTTCCTCGGCGGCATCTCCGTCGGCATCCTCACGGCGGCGTCGTACTGCCTGGTGATCATCCTCGTGGCGCTGCTGCGCAAGGACATCATACCCGCCCGGGCCGGTGAAGACGGACAACTGGACGCCCGCGGCGTCCTTCGCGACATCGTGCCGCTCATCGTGCTCATCCTGCTCGTCTTCGGGGGCATGTTCGGCGGAATTTTCACCGCCACCGAGGCCGGCGCCATCGGCGCCGCCGGAGCGATCGTCATCGCCGTCATCCTGCGCCGCCTGAGCTGGCCGGCCTTCCGCCGGGCGCTGTTCGAGACGCTGGGCACCTGTGCCGCGCTCTTCATCGTCGGCGCCGGCGCGGTCATGCTCACGCGCTTCCTCGGGCTGAGCGGCGTTGCCGGCTTCATCAATGAATTCTTCAGCGGGCTCGACATCGGCTATTTCGGCCTGATGGCGGTGATCGTGCTGCTTTATCTCGTCATCGGCATGTTCCTGGAACCTTTCGGCGCCATGCTCATCACCCTGCCGATCCTGATGCCGCTGCTGGCCACGCAGGGGATCGACCGCGTCTGGTTCGGGGTGCTGCTGGTGAAGCTGCTCGAGGTGGGCATGATCACGCCGCCGCTCGGCATGAACGTCTTCGTCATACGATCGGTGGCGGCCGAGCATGTCAGCCTTGCCGGCATCTTCCGGGGCGCGTTGCTGTTCATACTCGCCGATATCGTGGTCATCGCCGCAATGATCCTGTGGCCGGACCTCGTCATGTTCCTGCCGGATATCCTGGGCTGA
- a CDS encoding YihY/virulence factor BrkB family protein: MGNSKTRNDQAERAKFERRREEEGRGREAKRPAAIPARGWKDILLRVWTQMLEDRVTLTAAGVTFYILLAIFPALAAFVSIYGFVADPRTLADHIALLENVLPSGGLELIRSQLERLAGQDTDALSFGFIFGLAVALWSANKGIKALFEAMNIAYGETEKRGFVWLNVLTLAFTLGAIVIGTAFLVSLGVIPAVLAFLDVGGWVETLVRIARWPVMLVIIAVGITLIYRYGPSRETAQLPWLTWGAALATIVWLAASMAFSYYLENFANYNATYGTLGAAIGFLMWIWLSVVILLVGAELNSEMEHQTATDTTIGEPQPAGERGAVMADTLGRSADEES; this comes from the coding sequence ATGGGAAACAGCAAGACAAGGAACGACCAAGCAGAGCGTGCCAAGTTCGAGCGCCGGCGAGAGGAGGAAGGCCGCGGGCGCGAGGCCAAGCGACCGGCTGCGATACCCGCAAGGGGCTGGAAGGACATCCTCCTGCGGGTCTGGACCCAGATGCTCGAAGACCGCGTCACGCTGACCGCGGCGGGAGTAACGTTCTACATTCTGCTGGCGATATTCCCGGCGCTGGCGGCCTTCGTCTCGATCTACGGCTTCGTGGCCGACCCGCGGACGCTTGCCGACCACATCGCCCTTCTGGAAAACGTGCTGCCTTCTGGCGGACTGGAGTTGATCAGGTCGCAACTGGAGCGCCTGGCCGGCCAGGATACGGACGCTCTGAGCTTCGGCTTCATCTTCGGGCTTGCCGTTGCCCTGTGGAGCGCCAACAAGGGCATCAAGGCATTGTTCGAGGCGATGAACATCGCCTATGGCGAGACCGAGAAGCGCGGATTCGTCTGGCTGAACGTGCTGACGCTGGCGTTCACCCTGGGCGCTATCGTGATCGGAACCGCTTTCCTGGTCTCGCTGGGCGTAATCCCGGCGGTGCTGGCATTTCTCGACGTCGGCGGCTGGGTGGAGACGCTGGTCAGGATCGCGCGATGGCCGGTGATGCTGGTCATCATAGCGGTCGGGATCACGCTGATCTACCGCTACGGGCCAAGCCGCGAGACGGCACAATTGCCCTGGCTGACCTGGGGCGCGGCGCTCGCCACCATCGTCTGGCTCGCAGCCTCGATGGCCTTTTCCTACTATCTGGAGAACTTCGCCAACTACAACGCGACCTACGGCACGCTGGGCGCGGCGATCGGCTTCCTGATGTGGATCTGGCTTTCGGTGGTCATCCTGCTCGTGGGAGCGGAGCTGAATTCCGAGATGGAGCATCAGACGGCCACCGACACCACAATCGGCGAGCCGCAGCCGGCCGGCGAACGCGGGGCCGTGATGGCGGACACGCTCGGCCGGTCGGCGGATGAGGAAAGCTGA